One genomic window of Gossypium hirsutum isolate 1008001.06 chromosome D11, Gossypium_hirsutum_v2.1, whole genome shotgun sequence includes the following:
- the LOC121223459 gene encoding protein SRC2 — protein sequence MEFRPLEIKVISAKDLKDVNLFTKMDVYVIVSINGDSRTAQRTPVDKNGGSNPEWNYTVRFTVDEAAARQNGLTVVFSLKSQRQLGDKDIGTVQVPVKELLDNGDGNGKGQNNLISYAVRLPNGKAKGVLHFSYKFGDKFTQPPVTVAGAMNVDKRWGNEKPVMAYPPPGSGYMDKPAMAYPPPATGYPGPSSAYPPSHGAYPPPPQTASYPYPQPGGGYPPYGYQQAPVQGYGYPGQGGYSGYPAVQKPQKPKKGGGGMGAGLGLGLAGGLLGGMLIGDMVGDAYEAGLEDGFDFDF from the coding sequence ATGGAGTTTAGACCTTTGGAAATCAAAGTTATCTCCGCCAAGGATCTCAAAGACGTCAATCTTTTCACTAAGATGGACGTTTACGTCATCGTTTCAATCAACGGTGATTCTCGTACAGCGCAAAGGACTCCGGTCGACAAGAACGGTGGTTCAAACCCAGAGTGGAATTACACCGTGAGGTTCACCGTTGATGAAGCTGCCGCCCGTCAGAATGGGCTTACCGTCGTGTTTAGCCTTAAATCACAACGTCAGCTTGGAGATAAGGATATCGGTACGGTTCAAGTTCCCGTCAAGGAATTGCTTGATAACGGTGATGGAAACGGGAAAGGTCAAAATAATCTAATAAGTTACGCTGTTAGGTTGCCTAATGGTAAAGCTAAAGGTGTGTTGCATTTTTCTTACAAGTTTGGAGACAAGTTCACGCAACCGCCAGTTACGGTGGCTGGCGCCATGAACGTTGATAAGCGGTGGGGAAATGAGAAGCCAGTTATGGCGTATCCACCACCAGGCTCAGGATACATGGATAAGCCAGCAATGGCGTATCCACCGCCTGCAACTGGGTATCCAGGGCCGAGCTCCGCATACCCTCCTTCACACGGAGCATATCCGCCGCCGCCCCAAACGGCAAGTTATCCTTATCCTCAACCTGGCGGTGGATATCCGCCCTATGGATACCAACAGGCACCTGTTCAAGGGTATGGATATCCGGGTCAAGGTGGATATTCTGGGTACCCTGCGGTGCAGAAACCGCAGAAGCCGAAGAAAGGCGGCGGCGGCATGGGAGCAGGGCTAGGATTGGGGTTGGCCGGTGGATTGTTGGGTGGAATGTTGATCGGTGATATGGTCGGAGATGCTTATGAAGCTGGTCTTGAAGatggttttgattttgatttttaa
- the LOC107930881 gene encoding 40S ribosomal protein S21, translating into MQNEEGQNMDLYIPRKCSATNRLITSKDHASVQINVGHLDELGRYTGTFSTFALCGFVRAQGDADSALDRLWQKKKAEVKQQ; encoded by the exons ATGCAGAACGAAGAAGGTCAAAATATGGATCTTTACATTCCCCGAAAATG CTCGGCCACTAACAGGCTCATCACCTCAAAGGATCACGCATCCGTGCAGATCAATGTCGGTCATTTGGATGAGCTTGGCAGATACACTGGCACATTCTCCACCTTTGCTCTTTGCGGCTTTGTCCGTGCTCAG GGCGATGCTGATAGCGCTCTTGACAGGCTTTGGCAGAAGAAGAAAGCCGAAGTCAAACAGCAGTAG